A single window of Drosophila suzukii chromosome 3, CBGP_Dsuzu_IsoJpt1.0, whole genome shotgun sequence DNA harbors:
- the LOC108013851 gene encoding farnesol dehydrogenase yields the protein MNRWTNRVAVVTGASAGIGEACCRDLVAKGMVVVGLARRENVLQKIKSSLPADQAARFHTRPCDVSNEQQVKDTFAWIDKALGGADVLINNAGIVRKINITDEGNSADVRAILDVNVLGVTWCTRQMFLSLQRRKVNDGHVVIINSVVGHQVPAVEDFSLNMYAPSKHAITALTEILRQEFNKKGTKTKITSVSPGVVDTEIFEAGSWEQPNGMPMLRSADVADAVSYCIQTPPNVQIHELIIKPVGESF from the exons ATGAATCGCTGGACAAATCGCGTTGCCGTCGTCACAGGAGCCAGTGCTGGGATCGGAGAAGCCTGCTGCCGGGATCTGGTGGCCAAGGGAATGGTGGTAGTGGGCTTGGCCCGCCGAGAGAATGTTCTCCAAAAGATTAAGTCCTCCTTGCCGGCCGATCAGGCTGCTCGGTTCCACACCCGTCCTTGTGACGTCAGCAACGAGCAACAGGTCAAGGATACCTTCGCCTGGATCGACAAAGCCCTGGGGGGAGCCGATGTCCTTATCAACAATGCCGGGATAGTGCGTAAGATTAACATCACGGATGAGGGGAACTCGGCCGATGTGCGGGCCATTTTGGATGTCAACGTACTGGGGGTGACCTGGTGCACCCGGCAGATGTTTCTGTCGCTGCAGCGCCGCAAGGTGAACGACGGCCATGTGGTGATCATCAACAGTGTGGTGGGTCACCAAGTGCCTGCCGTGGAGGACTTCAGCCTAAACATGTATGCGCCCTCCAAGCATGCGATTACCGCCCTAACCGAAATCCTGCGACAGGAGTTCAACAAAAAGGGCACCAAGACCAAGATTACG AGCGTCAGTCCCGGCGTGGTGGACACGGAAATCTTCGAAGCCGGCTCTTGGGAGCAACCCAATGGCATGCCCATGCTGCGATCGGCGGACGTGGCAGATGCAGTGTCCTACTGCATCCAGACGCCGCCAAATGTCCAGATACACGAGCTCATTATCAAGCCTGTTGGGGAGAGCTTTTGA